One window from the genome of Balaenoptera musculus isolate JJ_BM4_2016_0621 chromosome 3, mBalMus1.pri.v3, whole genome shotgun sequence encodes:
- the LYSMD3 gene encoding lysM and putative peptidoglycan-binding domain-containing protein 3, with amino-acid sequence MAGRHQNRSFPLPGVHSSGQVHAFGNCTDNDMLEEDAEVYELRSRGKEKIRRSTSKDRLDDIIVLTKDIQEGDTLNAIALQYCCTVADIKRVNNLISDQDFFALRSIKIPVKKFSSLTETLYPPKGRQTSRPSSVQYLSEQQEVLSANDSLSSSESAGSFLKEVDRDIEQIVKCTDTKRENLNEVVSALTAQVRFEPDNKNIQRKDPYYGADWGIGWWTAVVIMLIVGIITPVFYLLYYEILAKVDVSHHSTVDSSHLHSGVTPPSQQREMENEIAPTKGIPFGPQDDHKLYSQYSQLPAAQHKT; translated from the exons ATGGCAGGGAGGCATCAGAATCGTAGTTTTCCTCTTCCAGGAGTTCATTCAAGTGGTCAAGTACATGCATTTGGAAATTGTACAGACAATGATATGTTGGAGGAGGATGCTGAAGTGTATGAGCTTCgatccagaggaaaagaaaaaatccgAAGAAGTACATCGAAAGATAGACTTGATGACATTATAGTATTAACAAAAGATATACAGGAAGGAGACACTTTAAATGCAATAGCCCTTCAATACTGTTGTACG gtAGCAGATATCAAGAGGGTTAACAATCTCATCAGTGATCAAGACTTTTTTGCCCTTAggtctatcaaaattccagtaaaAAAGTTTAGTTCATTGACTGAAACACTTTATCCTCCAAAAGGAAGACAGACTTCACGTCCTTCATCTGTTCAGTACCTTTCAGAACAACAGGAAGTTTTGTCAGCTAACGATTCTCTTTCTTCCAGTGAGTCAGCTGGtagctttttaaaagaagtagaCCGAGACATAGAACAAATAGTAAAATGTACAGACACCAAAAGAGAGAACCTTAATGAGGTGGTGTCTGCCTTGACAGCACAAGTACGTTTTGAACCTGATAACAAAAACATTCAACGTAAGGATCCTTATTATGGAGCAGACTGGGGAATAGGGTGGTGGACAGCTGTAGTGATAATGTTGATAGTAGGCATAATAACGCCAGTATTTTATTTGCTGTATTATGAAATTTTAGCTAAAGTGGATGTTAGTCACCATTCAACAGTGGATTCTTCACATTTGCATTCAGGAGTCACACCCCCATCACagcagagagaaatggaaaatgaaattgCTCCAACTAAAGGAATACCCTTTGGCCCACAAGATGACCATAAGCTTTATAGTCAATATTCTCAGTTACCTGCTGCTCAACACAAGACATAG